ATTTATCTCTACTTTACAGTTGGTTAACAAAACTGATTtacaaattgataaaaattatgcaTGTTCACAGTAATAAATATGATGTATTATGAAACGTGGTTAACACTACAACGGTTATAAAGGTATGAAGTTTTCTTCAGTAAATATCACGTAAGATCTAGAGGTGACAATTTATCGTTTCGATTGATGGTGAAAGCTGGTTAATTAGTAGTGCTTTTAAATTTCGGTCTTTGAAGCGTGATTTCTAAGTTCTACGTTTGTAGCGTGGCGCTTTCGTGCATTATTTCATATCTCACATGACGTGCCGTGTGTGCTGATAACAGGCAATGTAACGCTACGTGAAGgatagccccccccccccataaATTGCAGTCTAAAATAGACGCACACGATGCTGTAATTTTATCTCAAAAACGAGAACGGCATTTTGATTAATTCAGTATTAGCTACAGTACGTTATAGCAGATGTCTTGCCAACAGTAATAAACTGATAATATACCCTGAACCGTCACATCCAGTACAAATAGTATATTATGTGCCTAGGGCGTAAAATACGGTTTTACACCTGAGTGCTGATCGCCGCGCGCGAGGGCCGGCAAAGCCACGGCACGCCCGTGGTGcatacgatattttttacaacagtgtgcttaaaattcaattttacacctCGATATTCCGGGTGTAAAATactactttttttcaacactgtgcgtaaaaatcaattttacgCCTACAAggtgtaaaattgatttttacgCACAGTGTTGAAAAAAGTAGTATTTTACACCCGGAATATCGAGGTGTAAAATTGAAGTTTACGCACACTGTTGCAAAAAGTTTATTTAACCAACTGCACTGCCATCACATTCCTATCCATATCTTACAATCTATTATCACAGGCAAAGATTGCACAGAGCAATAATTTCCAGTCAACTCACCAAGTTTATTGTAGTTAAACCTACAACCGTAGCGGCTAAGGCCAAGGCCAGATGCGTCCGAGTGACCAAGTCCATTTTCTCACTGCCGCAGCTGGTTTAAGACGCCAGGATGCCTGCCTTTCGGCTCACAGCAACTGGCTGGCCATTAATAAGCGGTTGGTACTCGGTTTGAATAATGGACGAACCAGGGACTGAACTTCGTTATCAAGTAGTGGTACGTCATGACAATCACGACAAGTCGACTGGCCGAACCAAGGCAGCTAATATGCATAGTGTGACCGCACACTCATAATGAGTTCCTCTTTGTTCGCAGTCCGttatattgaaaatgaaaggttcgtcgaagttccggtcaggaagaagagcttcctgaccggaacttcgacgaacctttcattttcaatctacctccCGGTCACAAACTTCTTTCCTAAAGTCCGTTATATGTTCTAATTCTATTAATATCGTTCTGATTCCGGTGTGCGGTCGCACCGGATGAACATGAGCCGATGCTGGAGTACGAAAGAATAAGCATGAGAGAGCGAAATGCGTTGCTGATCAACGAGAACCAGAcgttgaatagaattattttgTTCAGTGTTGTTTTATCAAATAACCACGAGTTATTTtgagaataatattattttttccgtGTCCGTTAAACGTTGTACACCACGAAGAGTGAATGTTGGGACATGTTTATTGTTTGAATCAATTGTTTACTCAGGCACTTGGCCATTCGCCGTTATGGATATAAGATTATTGATCTTTAAAACAAAATACCTACGACGTACACGTGTGAATGTTTTTTACACTATACGAGCCGATTTCCATACGTTTCTCAAATACTTGTGATTGATGTAACACGATTGAGGAGTTTGAATTTGTGGAATCTGCACACATCCGTCATAGCAAGATTCACTTTACAGTCTGACAAGAAAAACTCCGaacatattttatatcatGAATATGATTAATTGTGTGATGGATGTTATTGTACGTCTGATATCGGGATATTAGACTGTTGCTGAGAATatttagtttttatttcacagtATTCGTGAGATACATTAGTTGATAAATTCGATTCTGCATAAATTAATAAGCGCAtgggtataatataatatccaTTAAACTCATGCTAGTCAAGAAACTTGTACAACTacataatcaataatttattaacaCACAAGCCAATTAAAGAAATGTGAATGTCGAAGATTGATGCTACACGAGGTGAGaagttttcttaaaaaaaaaaaaaaaaaatcaggaacCTAACAAAGAGAATTCTTGTCCTTCTAATCAATAAATGATCAAATCCAGGAGAACATTCTTTGCCACCAGCTTTTTGTCTCAGCGCTTGTTCCGACTGACTCCGAGTCTGTGCTTACAACGGTCGTAGCAGCTTCCGCCGTCTCAGATTCTGTAGTAGAAATTACTGAGTCTTCACTAGTTTCAGATTCGCTCTCCAATTCTGTCTTCACAGTTGTAGTCACATTTGTCTCCGTAgatccttcttcttcttcttcttctttttcttcttcggaTTCAGGTGTGGTCGTAGATTCCGAGTCTCCACTGGCTTCGGTTGTACCATCTGAATTTGGTTCAGAAGTAGAAGCTGCGCTTGACTCTGTAGATTCATCGTCTTCAGATTCCGTGGTAGATTCTGTTTCCGTGCTGGGTACAACTTCATTCTCTGATTCGGATTCCGCGGTGGTGGAAACTGCAGTTGTGCTGTTTGTAGAAGTATCTTCAGTCACGGATTCCGTTGCTGTAATTAACGCGTCTTCGTTCTCAGGGTGCTTCGGCGGTTCCTGATGTGGTGCAGGTACTCTGTGTTCCTTGAGTTCCTCGGGGCGGTGCTTCGGTGGATGTCCGACTTCGAGGAGCGGACCTTCTCCTTTGTGAGGTCGGAGTACCGGAAGCAGGTCTCTTTCTTTGTGGAGAGGTTGCTTACGCAGGATTGAATTGAGCGCGTCGTCGGGTTTATGACGAAtttcatcttcattttttatggGTATCCTGCCGGCTGAGGTAGCGGCGGCGAAGAGGATTGTGAATACCAGAGTGCGAATAACTGGAAAAGGGAATATAAAATCTTACTAAATAAAAGCCGAAAGTCGATGATgcctcgattttttttatattgattGAAATGGTAATCGAGTTACACCACTTTAGCGAAAGAAGGTTTGAAGGAAGTCTTGTAATACTTATAGTAACTCACCTTTCATTTTGCTTGAGAATTTGCTCGATGCTACGTCGTACTGAATTTTCGATCGAATGCTTCCATATTGCAAGAATCCGCACGTTTTATAGTATCACCGCTTTTCTCTAATCTGATAGCATTGGTATTATCGATTACAATGATGGCGTATGATTCAGACTGTTTACTTCCTGATCGGAAGAtgtgataattaattacttgTAGATTAATCAGGTGTCGGCTTGTGGGCAATTGAAAATCATGTCTTATCTTGTTGTATCGAAAGAATCCAGTTTGTCCAATTGCTTGATTCACCATACACTTCATCAGTCACATTTTCAATaggtgatatttttattctatatttTTGCCACCTTTACACGTACTATCGGTATCACCCAGATACATTATCTCCTCGGTTCGTTGTCATACTTATCGCAAGCGTAAATTTTTGACAGCTTCAACGAGATTTCCTCCGGATTCCCGAAGGAATATGCGAGTCGAAGTAATATAGAGTTGAAACTGATGATGTTTGTCTCACCAACCGAGCATCAGAGCTTTGCATGTTGTCAACGAAGCAACGTTAAGGCGATTTTGAACTTCTGTGCCATAAATCTGCACATATTCCATCATTTTGCACATCGCAATTCACTCCCAAGATGTCGATATTGGGCTATTACTGCAAAACTTTTGACAATCTCATGAGTCACACATCGAATCGGTAGATTAAGTTATTTTTAAAACCTACTCACAAGGTGCTATGGTGCATTTATGTTATCAATTACTTATCTTCACGTGATTTGTATTTCATGCGAATTTCACAGTCGTCATTGATAATGACTCACTCGATGAATATTGACACTCAATGCACGAATGCATTACCTGTTATTGAACGAATGAAGACAACGACGTGCACATGGTCatcaaaaatatacatttgtcGTCATCGTGATATTCCAAGCGATAACGCCGGATGTCAACGAAAGTTACTAGAATCTAATGACGACTAAAGTGGTTTGTCTTGCGCACTTTACGGTGCATTGACTTGTAATCATATTCATATTCTCCGACTGCTACAAAAATTCGTGGATCACATCAATTATTCAACGTAGGATTTCTTTGCTTTTATCGGTCAGAATGATTGCAGTTCGTTATTGTTCTTCTGGGATTACTGTTCACCGTATATACGGCGTTCGAGTGTAGCAGGTCCGTAAAAAAGTAATGGATCAACATCAATCAAATTACGTGGGTCATTTGATAATACACATGCTTTATTTCTGTACTGGCTAAAGTACTGTAGTTACTACATTTCGTAGATAAATTAGATAATAGTACGGATGAGTTTACGCTACCGTTAAACCGAACGAGAACCGTATTATACCTACAATGTACTCATGTTAAGAAAATAAACTAGGGAATACCATTTACAAATAACTTGAAACACTCATATTATCGAGTGAATTACTAAGATTGCATTGAAATTTCGGCGTTTCGAATCAATAATTCAGATAAttatgcaattttttaaattgttggatatattttcatcgtatgaatatacatatttccACACTACAGTATGATTTTACCACGATTTAACATCACTTCTGgtctattatttattttaaattcagCTCATTATCGATGCGGTAAAGTTGTGTTCCTGGGGATGATTACACGTATGGGATGATACCTAATTATTTAGTATTACGTGCATTTATACGTCTGCTATTTATTCGGTTTAAATTTCTGCTCTCATTTCTATGATCCCATTGGAAGTGGACCTGATTGAATATCGGGTTGTTAGTAAACTAGGTCTGATTGTACTGGGAATAGCGACGTCACTCGTATTTTTTCTGAGATGTCAGCGACAGTTATAGTTTGGGAATCAAAGATGTTCGTACCGAAGATATTCTTCCGATAAAGGAATCGAATCCAGTCGCAGTGGTCCCTCTTACAATATCAGTTACTCGAAACACGATAATGTTagtaccaaaaaaattgatttggaTATTAGACATAACACTGGTTGTACTGAGTATAAGAGTGGTTGTGGAAGATGCATTGAAAATACTAACGGTAGAGCCAAGTATGGTTAATGTGCGTTAGATGCGTTGCGTAACAATATAGTTAAAAGCAGCTGCCCGTGCAACGGATGATGATCATTTCGTGGCAAGTATCTGGTGACAGCAACTGGTTCCAGGACTATCAATTATGGAGAAGTAGTACGATTGGCATCAGCTGTAGGGTCAGAAGCTACCGCGGCTGTAAAAACAACAGCGTTAATGTCAGCATCAGGCCTAGCATCAGCAACTGGTTCAAAAGCTGGTGACACTTCAGCTGTGTCAGCATTTGCGTCAACAACAGGTTCGGAAATTACCGATGGTGCAGAGGCGCCAGAACTGGCATCAGCAAGCGGTTCAGAAGCTGGAGGCGCTTCAGCTGTGTCAGCACTTGCGTCAACGATCGGTTCGGAAGTTACGGATGCTGCAGAGGCGTCAGAACTGGCATCAGCAACAGGTTCAGAAGCTGGTGACACTTCAGCTGTGTCAGCACTTGCGCCAATAACCTGTTCAGGAGTTACTGGTTGTGCAGAGGCATCAGGCCTGGCATCGGCAACTGGTTCAGAAGCTGGTGTCGCTTCAGCTGTGTCAGCAATTGCGTCAACAGTTGGTTCGGAAGTTGCGGGTGCTACAAAGGTGTCAGAACTGGCATCGGCAACTGGTTCAGGAGCTGGTGACGCTTCAGCTGTGTCAGCATTTGCATCGACAACCGGTTCGGAAATTACCGATGGTGCAGAGCCGTCAGAACCGGCATCAGCGACCGGTTCAGAAGCTGGTGTCGCTTCAGCTGTGTCAGCACTTGCGTCAACAGTTGGTTTGGAAGTTCCGGATGCTGCAGAGGTGTCAGAACTGGCATCGGCAACTGGTTCAGAAGCTGGTGACGCTTCAGCTGTGCCAGCACTTGCGTCAACGATTGGTTCAGGAATTACTGATGGTGCAGAGGCGTCAGGCCTGGCATCGGCAACTGGTTCAGAAGCTGGTGACACTTCAGCTGTGCCAGCACTTGCGTCAACAACCGGTTCGGAAATTACCGATGGTGCAGAGGTGTCAGAACTGGAATCAGCGACCGGTTCAGAAGCTGGTGATGCTGCAGCTGTACCAGCACTTGCGCCATCAAACGGTTCGGAAGTTACCGATGCAGCAGGTGCGTCAGAGCTAGTATTGGGGACTGGTTTAGAAGCTGGTGACGCTTCAGGTGTACCAGCACTTGTGTCAACAACTGGTTCAGGAGCTACCAATGATACGGAAGAGGAAGAACTATCATCAGTTCCTGGTGCAGCACCGGTGTCACCATCTTTTGATCCTGCACCGCTACCTCCTGCCAATGATGCGCCGGTTTCTCCTGCTGAAGATGCCGAAGATGACGTTGAGGAAGCAGAACTAATTTCACCAATTTGTCCAGACGCCACAGATGATGGAGCAGTAGAAGCGCTCGATCCGGTAGCAGGTGCAATTACTGAACTCGATTGTGCGTTTCCAGGGCTTACCCCAATTGCAGGTGCAGAAACAGGCGATGATGCTGGGGCAGAGGCACCTGATTCACTGGCATGTACTACCTGGGAACTGGATTGCGAATTTGTGGGTACTGCTCCAGTAGTAGATGCAGAGTCAGCGTTTGGTGGCCGTGCAAAAGCATTTGCCGCATTATCAGTTACGTGTGAGCCACCAGACTGAGAGTGGGTATTTTCAGGCCTTCGACGGTGTGATGCGATAATTTTGTCAAGCAACGGAAATACCGGGCTGTTCTTAATCACCGGGAAATTCCTCAATGACCCtttaaaatttgatctctCCCTAGAATCATCTTCTACGGTATTATCTTCTTCGGAATGTGAGCTTGACTTTTCGACTGACTTCACTTTTTCTACGGATTCCTCGGAATGTGAGTTATTAGCAGACTCGTTAGATTCGAGTGAAGATTTATCGCTCACGTCTTCCTGCGATTCATCCGAATCATTGCTCCTGTTCAATTGTTCATGAACTTCTTTGAGCCCAGCGTActtgtttttataaaattccTTGAGGTCTTCTCGATATTGTCGCCAGCGTTGAACGTCGTCGATATGACTGAAGGCAGCTGTCTGTGGATGGCTCAGCTCTTCCCAACGAGGTGCTGCATAAGCGGTGCCAATCAGCACCGCCAATACAAGGGTGCATGACACTAGAGAAAACAATGAACAgatgaaataatgaaataataaaatcagcAAAAGTTCAGGCTGATCAAGTAGCTCGATTAATATTAAAACATACCTTTCATATTGGTTTCTAACTTAGTTTATCCACTGCGCAAGTTCAACCGTGTTACTCACtctaaatattcaaattacacTGCGCCGAAATACCTTCAGGT
The Neodiprion fabricii isolate iyNeoFabr1 chromosome 1, iyNeoFabr1.1, whole genome shotgun sequence DNA segment above includes these coding regions:
- the LOC124178687 gene encoding protein gar2-like, with product MKVIRTLVFTILFAAATSAGRIPIKNEDEIRHKPDDALNSILRKQPLHKERDLLPVLRPHKGEGPLLEVGHPPKHRPEELKEHRVPAPHQEPPKHPENEDALITATESVTEDTSTNSTTAVSTTAESESENEVVPSTETESTTESEDDESTESSAASTSEPNSDGTTEASGDSESTTTPESEEEKEEEEEEGSTETNVTTTVKTELESESETSEDSVISTTESETAEAATTVVSTDSESVGTSAETKSWWQRMFSWI
- the LOC124178673 gene encoding mucin-19-like isoform X1, whose protein sequence is MKVSCTLVLAVLIGTAYAAPRWEELSHPQTAAFSHIDDVQRWRQYREDLKEFYKNKYAGLKEVHEQLNRSNDSDESQEDVSDKSSLESNESANNSHSEESVEKVKSVEKSSSHSEEDNTVEDDSRERSNFKGSLRNFPVIKNSPVFPLLDKIIASHRRRPENTHSQSGGSHVTDNAANAFARPPNADSASTTGAVPTNSQSSSQVVHASESGASAPASSPVSAPAIGVSPGNAQSSSVIAPATGSSASTAPSSVASGQIGEISSASSTSSSASSAGETGASLAGGSGAGSKDGDTGAAPGTDDSSSSSVSLVAPEPVVDTSAGTPEASPASKPVPNTSSDAPAASVTSEPFDGASAGTAAASPASEPVADSSSDTSAPSVISEPVVDASAGTAEVSPASEPVADARPDASAPSVIPEPIVDASAGTAEASPASEPVADASSDTSAASGTSKPTVDASADTAEATPASEPVADAGSDGSAPSVISEPVVDANADTAEASPAPEPVADASSDTFVAPATSEPTVDAIADTAEATPASEPVADARPDASAQPVTPEQVIGASADTAEVSPASEPVADASSDASAASVTSEPIVDASADTAEAPPASEPLADASSGASAPSVISEPVVDANADTAEVSPAFEPVADARPDADINAVVFTAAVASDPTADANRTTSP
- the LOC124178673 gene encoding mucin-4-like isoform X2, with the protein product MKVSCTLVLAVLIGTAYAAPRWEELSHPQTAAFSHIDDVQRWRQYREDLKEFYKNKYAGLKEVHEQLNRSNDSDESQEDVSDKSSLESNESANNSHSEESVEKVKSVEKSSSHSEEDNTVEDDSRERSNFKGSLRNFPVIKNSPVFPLLDKIIASHRRRPENTHSQSGGSHVTDNAANAFARPPNADSASTTGAVPTNSQSSSQVVHASESGASAPASSPVSAPAIGVSPGNAQSSSVIAPATGSSASTAPSSVASGQIGEISSASSTSSSASSAGETGASLAGGSGAGSKDGDTGAAPGTDDSSSSSVSLVAPEPVVDTSAGTPEASPASKPVPNTSSDAPAASVTSEPFDGASAGTAAASPASEPVADSSSDTSAPSVISEPVVDASAGTAEVSPASEPVADARPDASAPSVIPEPIVDASAGTAEASPASEPVADASSDTSAASGTSKPTVDASADTAEATPASEPVADAGSDGSAPSVISEPVVDANADTAEASPAPEPVADASSDTFVAPATSEPTVDAIADTAEATPASEPVADARPDASAQPVTPEQVIGASADTAEVSPASEPVADASSDASAASVTSEPIVDASADTAEAPPASEPLADASSGASAPSPR